Proteins from a genomic interval of Lolium perenne isolate Kyuss_39 chromosome 1, Kyuss_2.0, whole genome shotgun sequence:
- the LOC127308210 gene encoding (+)-neomenthol dehydrogenase — translation MEGAIISRSPNKRVAVVTGGNKGIGLEVCRQLANHGVSVVLTARDEDRGIAAVEKLKALGLSDVVFHQLEVTDASSIDRLAAFLESRFRKLDILVNNAATGGNEQLDDAMISGVEKFNGMDVHQRLEWMKKNTRETHEAAKQGVQTNYYGTKHVTEALLPLLLSSSDGRIVNVSSSFGLLRHFGADEVELRWQLDDVDSLTEKRLDELLDAFLGGFDHSSAAEMRGGGRTAGFSAYKVAKAAVNAYTRMLAKRHPALRVNCVHPGYVRTDFSMNSGLLSPEEGAHGVVGVALLPNGGPTGAYFAEGQLQASFV, via the exons ATGGAAGGGGCCATCATCTCCCGTTCCCCTAACAAAAG GGTTGCCGTGGTCACCGGAGGTAACAAAGGCATCGGGCTAGAGGTGTGCCGGCAGCTGGCCAACCACGGCGTCTCCGTCGTGCTGACGGCCAGGGACGAGGACAGGGGCATAGCGGCCGTCGAGAAGCTCAAGGCGCTGGGGCTCTCCGACGTCGTCTTCCACCAGCTGGAGGTGACGGATGCTTCCAGCATCGATCGTCTGGCTGCTTTCCTGGAGAGCCGTTTCAGGAAGCTCGACATCCTG GTGAACAATGCAGCCACTGGTGGAAATGAGCAACTAGATGATGCAATGATATCAGGCGTGGAGAAG TTCAACGGCATGGATGTACATCAGAGGCTGGAATGGATGAAGAAGAATACCCGGGAGACACACGAGGCTGCGAAACAGGGTGTGCAGACCAACTACTACGGCACGAAGCACGTTACCGAAGCTCTCCTCCCCCTGCTCCTCTCCTCTTCCGACGGAAGGATCGTCAACGTCTCCTCCAGCTTTGGGCTGCTGAGG CATTTTGGCGCCGATGAGGTGGAGCTGAGGTGGCAGCTTGACGACGTTGACAGCCTGACCGAGAAGAGGCTGGACGAGCTGCTTGACGCCTTCTTGGGAGGCTTCGACCACAGCAGCGCGGCAGAGATGCGTGGCGGGGGGCGAACGGCGGGATTCTCGGCGTACAAGGTAGCCAAGGCCGCGGTGAACGCCTACACGAGGATGCTCGCGAAGAGGCATCCGGCGCTGCGTGTCAACTGCGTGCACCCGGGCTACGTCAGGACCGACTTTTCCATGAACTCAGGGCTCCTCTCGCCGGAGGAGGGCGCGCACGGCGTGGTGGGGGTGGCACTGCTACCAAACGGCGGACCCACCGGCGCCTACTTTGCTGAGGGCCAGCTGCAGGCGTCGTTCGTGTGA